The Sphaerisporangium siamense genome includes the window GGTGGACCAGTAGATCGCGTACGTCGAACCGCCCGGCACGGCGACCCACCGCGACAGCACACGCGCCGGCCCGGACGCGCCGGTGTAGGTGAACTCCCACTCGGCGACGTCGGCGCCCGGGTACGGCGTCGGGCGCGTCACCGCGAGGCGGATCAGCTTGTACCCCGGGTACGTGCCCGCCGCCAGCGCACGCGCCTCCGCGGCGCGCGTCGTGTTGAGGATGTCGGAGCTGCTGTCGGGGGAGCGGCTGATCCGTGCCGTACGGGGGTCGCCGTCCGCGGTGAAGGTGACCGTGCGGCCCTTGGCGGCGCCGCGGAGCCGTTCGGGCAGGTCGACGACGTAGCCGCTCGCGTCCACGTAGCGGCGCAGGCCCGGCGCGGGAGCGGCGCCCGGCGCGCCCCCGGCCGTGATGACCGAGGAGACGGCGGCCTCGGCGGCGGACGCCGGGGCGGTCGGCGTTCGGGCGGCGCCGGGGCCGCGGGTGTCGGAGAGGGCGGCGGCGGCCAGCATGACGATCGCGGCCAGGCCGAGCAGCGCGACGGCCACCAGAATGATCATCCCGATGGGGCTGTTGCCGCGCGGCGTGGCCGGTCCCTGGAACGCGAACAGGTCGGTGCCGAGCCCGTTGTCCGCATTCCCTTGCTCGGCGTCGGACATGCCACGCGACACCGCCGGGGACCCCGATCCGCCGGCGTACGGGGCGCCGGAAGCGGGGCCGGGTACGGGCGGGGCGCCGGCCACGGATCCCTGGCCGGCCATGGACGTGCGGCCGGGCGGCGACGCGGGTCCCGGCACCGGCCCGGGGTACGGCCTGGACCCGGCGGCGGGCGCAGGGCCGGCGGACGGGTGAGCGGCGCCGGAAGCCGCGCCACGGGTGAGGCCGGGACCTTCGGGCGCGGGGCCGCGGGTGAAACCGGGACGCTCGGGGGCGAAGCCGGGAGCTTCGGAGGCTGCGGTGAAGCCGGACGACGGGGTGACGTCGGACGGGCCGGGAGGCGGCAGCCGCCTGGAGGGGGCGGTGTTCGGCGCCGGCTTCGGCGGCCGGGTCGGCGCTGAAGCGGGCGATGCCGTCATGTCCCGCATATCTTGCGACTTTTCCGGCCCAGCCGCACGCGGCTCTCCGAGAACGGGCGGAACCAGCCCGACCATGGTCACCTGGTCGTCCTCGTCGTCCTCCACCCCGCGCGCCTGAGGACCGGCCCCCGTCCCGGCACCGGCGAGACCGGCGTCGGCCGTGCCCTCGGGTTCGGGGGCGCCGTCACGCCGGGGCGCGCCGGGACCGGGTGGGATGCGGAGGCCCGCCTTCGGGCGGATGACCACCATCGTCTGGTTGGGGTCCGGCTCGTCCGGCGTTTCGTTCTCGGCGGCGCCGGAGGAGGGGGCGGAGGGGCCCGCGGGCTTCGGTGAGGCGGAGGCGGCCTGCGAGGGACCGGGCTTCGGTGAGGCCCCGGAAGTGCTCGGGGAGGAGGGGGACTGCGGCGGAGAGGCCGGCTTCGAGGATGCCGAAGGAGAACTGGGCGAGGAGGCGGCCTGCGAGGAAGCGGGTTTCGGTGACGCCCCGGGAGTGCTCCGGGAGGCCGGGGAGATGTTCGGGGAGGCGGCCTTGGAGGAGGCGGAGGCGGCCTTGGAGGAAGTCGGCTTCGGGGAGGGGGCGGGAGTGCTTCGGGAGGAGGAGGGTTTGGCGGAGGCCGAGGGGGTGTTTCGGGAGGCCGAGGGGGTGTTCTGGGAGGGGGAGCCGGGGGTTGCCGGGGAGTCGGAGGTGGGGGTGCGGGCTACCGTGCGGAGCATGGCGACCGTGCGGTCGAAGGAGAGGCGCTTGGTGTAGTCCTTTTCCAGCATTCCTTCGAGGACCGGGCGCAGCGGGCCGGCCTGGGTCGCCGGGTCCGCCTGCTCGCTCATGAGTGCAGACAGCGTCTCGCTGACCGTGCGCCGCTCGTACGCGGGCCGCCCCTCGACGGCGAAGTACAGCGTGGCGCCGAGCGACCACAGGTCGGACTCGGGGCCGGTGTGGTCGCCGCGGGCCCGTTCGGGGGCGGTGTAGCCGGGGGAGCCGATCACCATGCCGGTCTTGGTGATGCTGCTGTCGCCCTCGACCTTGGCGATGCCGAAGTCGGTCAGCACCACGCGGCCGGTCTCGGTGAGCAGGACGTTCGCCGGTTTGACGTCGCGGTGCAGGATGCCCTGCTCGTGGGCGGCGGCGAGGGCGCCGAGCAGGTCGAGGCCGATCTCGGCGACGAGCCGGGGCGGCAGCGGGCCCTCCTCCTCGATCACCTGCTCCAGGGACCTGGCCTCGACCAGCTCCATGATGATCCAGGGGCTGTCGTCGACGAGGATGGCGTCGTGGACGGTGGCCACGGAGGGGTGGGCGATCTTCGCCGCGGCCCGCCCCTCGCGGATCATGCGTTCCCGCAGCTCCGCGCGTTGCTCTTTGTTCAGACCGGGGTCGTGGCGGATCTCCTTGACGGCGACGTCGCGTCCGAGGAGGCGGTCGTGGGCCCGCCAGACGGTGCCCATCGTCCCCCGGCCGAGGGGAGCGACCAGCTCGTACCTGGCGGCGAGCAGCCGCGTCTGCTGTTCCGGCATGTGTAAGAAGATAGCGATTCCATCTTGAGAATTGCTTTCGCCGCACTAACGCATGCTTTTTGGCCAGAAGCGACGCGGCAGTAGCAACTTCACAATCTCGGACAATTGCCTCGCCATGGGGCTCATCTCGGGGTTCGCCGGAGCCCGGCGGCGGCCCGGCGCGGGTTCGGCGGGCTTGCGGTGCACCCCCTCGGACGGCCGGCGCTGCGGCATGGGACCGGCGGGCGGCGTCCAGTGCGAATCCGCCCGCTCCGGACGGTCGGGACGGTCGGCGCGGTGCTGGCCGCGGTGGGAGGTCTTGCGCGGGGACGGCGCCAGGCTGCCGAGCGTCGGCCGGGGCACCTGCTTGGCCCGCGCGGACGGGGCCTGCGCCCCGCCGCCGGGCGAGGGCCGCCGCGCCGAGGCGCGGTGGGCCGGACCGCCGAGGGGTTCCTCCGCCGAGCCGCCCGCCGCCACGCGCGCCAGCATGAGCGAGGCGCGCATGCCGTCCAGCCGGGTCTCGGGGTCGATCTGCAGCAGCCCCTGCAGTATCGGGGCGAGCGGGCCCGCGTTCTGCATGGGGATGGGCTCCCCGCTGGTCAGCGCGGCCAGCGCCGCCGCGGCCGTACGGCGCCCGTGCAGGCCGCGGCCCTCGACGGCCGTGTAGAGCGTGGCGCCGAGGGACCACAGGTCGGCGGCGGGGCTGGCGCGGTCGCCGAGGACGCGCTCGGGCGCGATGTAGCCCGCCGAGCCGAGCACGATGCCGGCCTGGGTGATGGACGCGTCACCTTCCAGCGCGGCCAGGCCGAAATCGGTGAGTACCACGCGGTCGTCGGCGACGAGCACGTTGCTCGGCTTCACGTCGCGGTGCAGGATGCCCTTGGCGTGGACGGCCCGCAGCGCGCCGAGGACCTGACGCCCGATCTCGGCCACCTTGCGCGGCGCGAGCGGCCCTTCCTGCTTGACGAGCTCCTCCAGCGAGCGGGCCCGCAGCAGCTCCATGACGATCCAGGGCCGGTCGTCCTCGGTGATGACGTCGAAGACCGTGATGACCGACGGGTGGGCGACCATGGCGGTGGCGCGGCCCTCGCGCTCGGTCCTGGCGCAGAGCTCCGCCCGCAGTTCCTCGTCCAGGACGAGCGGGAGCCGGACCTCCTTGACCGCGACGTCCCGGCCGAGCAGTTCGTCGTGCGCGCGCCACACGGTGCCCATGCCGCCGCGCCCGACCGGTTCGAGGAGCCGGTATCGCGAGGCAAGCTCGTATCCGGACGGGGCGCGCATGGGTGGCAGCTTACCGATTTGTTTATCGCCGCCTGTAGAGGCCATGCCGATTCTCTGTTGAGATCTTCTGTCAGAGTCGGGTCAGAGACGGTCAGATTCTGCGACCGATGGTGAGGGTGGGACCAGTGGTGTCACGGAAGAAGTCCTCGCCCTTGTCGTCCACGACGATGAAGGCGGGGAAGTCCTCTACCTCGATCTTCCAGACGGCTTCCATCCCGAGTTCCGGATATTCCAGAACTTCCACCTTCTTGATGCAATCCTGCGCGAGACGCGCCGCCGGACCGCCGATCGAGCCGAGGTAGAAGCCGCCGTACTTCTGACAGGCGTCTGTCACCTGCTTGGAGCGGTTTCCCTTGGCGAGCATCACGAGCGAGCCGCCCGCGGCCTGGAAACGCTCGACGTAGGAGTCCATGCGACCGGCGGTCGTCGGGCCGAAGGACCCCGAGGCGTACCCCTCGGGCGTCTTGGCGGGCCCGGCGTAGTAGACGGCGTGGTCCTTGAGGTAGTCGGGCATCGGCTCGCCCGCGTCCAGCCGCTCGGCGATCTTCGCGTGCGCGATGTCGCGGGCGACGACCAGCGGGCCGGTCAGCGAGAGCCGCGTCTTGACCGGGTACCGGGTCAGCTCGGCGAGGATGTCGGCCATCGGCCGGTTGAGGTCGATGGCGACCACGTCGTCCGACAGGTGCTCGTCGGTGGTCTCGGGCAGGAAGCGCGCCGGGTCGGTCTCCAGCTTCTCCAGGAAGACGCCCTCCGGTGTGATCTTGGCGAGGGCCTGGCGGTCGGCGCTGCACGAGACGGCGATCGCCACCGGGCAGGACGCGCCGTGCCGGGGCAGGCGGATCACCCGCACGTCGTGGCAGAAGTACTTGCCGCCGAACTGGGCGCCGATGCCGAGCCTCTGCGTCAGCTCGAAGACCTTCTTCTCCAGCTCCAGGTCGCGGAAGCCGTGCCCGGACGGCGACCCCTCGGTCGGGATCGTGTCCAGGTAGCGGGCGGAGGCGTACTTGGCGGTCTTGAGCGCGAACTCGGCGCTGGTGCCCCCGACGACCACGGCCAGGTGGTACGGCGGGCAGGCCGCGGTGCCGAGCGAGCGGATCTTCTCCTCCAGGAAGGCCAGCATGCGCTTCTCGTTCAGGACGGCCTTGGTCTCCTGGTAGAGGAACGACTTGTTGGCGCTGCCGCCGCCCTTGGCCATGAACAGCAGCTTGTACTCGTCGGGGTGCCCGAGCGGGTCCTCGGCGTAGAGCTCGACCTGGGCGGGCAGGTTGGTGCCGGTGTTCTTCTCGTCCCACATGGTCAGCGGGGCCATCTGGGAGTAGCGCAGGTTGAGCCTGGTGTAGGCGTCGTACACGCCGCGCGAGATGTGCTCGGCGTCGGCCCCGTCGGTGAGGACGTGCCGCCCGCGCTTGCCCATGACGATCGCGGTGCCGGTGTCCTGGCACATGGGCAGCACGCCGCCGGCCGAGATGCTCGCGTTCTTGAGCAGGTCGAGGGCCACGAACCGGTCGTTGCCGCTGGCCTCCGGATCGTCGATGATCTTGCGGAGCTGGGCGAGGTGGGACGACCGCAGGTAGTGCGAGATGTCGTGGATCGCGGTCTCGGTGAGCAGCCGGAGAGCCTCCGGATCGACTTCGAGGAACGTGCGGCCGGCCGCCTCGACCCGGCGCACGCCCTCGGCCGTGACGAGACGGTACTCCGTCGCGTCGGGCCCCAGCGGAAGCAGGTCGGTGTAGTCGAATCCGGGCATTCGCCTGTACTCCTTCGTCCTGGACTCGTGGACGCCCATGGTCTTTCCGGCCGCGATCGCCGCCGCCCTGTGCAGAGTACGGCCACCGCAGGGGTCTTCCTTACCCGGGGCGGCCGGACTTGGGGCGATCGTGGGCCTCGCCTTGCGTCTTCCGGAGGTACCAGGGGCGAAGTTCCATATATGGGCGTTCGATAATGAAAGTAGGCGCGATATCCAAGATCGGGGGAATCATGGATCCGGGCTACATCGTCGTGGTGATCTTCGGGGTGCTCGTGGTGGCCGCGGTCCTCGGAGTAGCTCTTGTCACCATCGTCCTTTCCGGCATCAGAGGCGAGCACGCCCAGTGGCCGGTGAGCCCCGAGCGCCGTACGCCGGGCGAGGAGACGGACCGCGCCGCGATCGGCCGCGAGCACCCGGAATGGACGGGGCGCGACCTCGCGGGCGACGACCTCCGCCCCATCGGCACCCACGAGGAGAAGCGGGCCGCCCCCGGGCGGGCCCGGTGGTGGTAGCCGGCGACGAGACGCGCGAGCCCGGATGTCCCGTGCCGGACATCCGGGCTCTTCGGCGCGTCCGGCGGCGCGACGGCGTGCGGCGGTGGGTAAGACCACCGCTCGTCCGAATGTCAGGACAAAGTATTGACTCCGGGCAGGATGGTCCTTAGAACTGGTGGCGGGTCCCCAGTGCCGTTCGAGCCGCGGAGGCAGCATGCGTGTGGGTCTGTTGGGTCTCGGCAGGATCGGGGCGTTCCACGCGGTGACGCTCGCCGCCCACCCCGAAGTGGGCGAGCTGGTGGTGTCCGACGCCGACGCGACCCGGGCCGGGCAGGTCGCCGCCCGCGTGGGCGCGCGCGTCGGGGACGCCTTCGACGCCGACGCCGTCGTGGTGGCCACCCCGACCGCCACGCACGCCGAGCTGATCCTCAGGGCGTGCGCCGCGGGCCTCCCCGTCTTCTGCGAGAAGCCGGTGGCCCCGACCTTCGAGGAGGCCGCGCGCGTGGCCGAGGCCGTGCGCGACAGCGGCACGCTCGTCCACATCGGCTTCCAGCGGCGCTTCGACGCCGGATACGCCGCCGCCCGCGCGGCGCTGCGCGGCGGCGAGCTCGGCGACCTGCACCGCGTCCACATGCTCTCCGCCGACCCCCACCCTCCGGCCCCCGAGTACGTCCCGCGCTCCGGCGGCATCTACCGCGACTGCCACATCCACGACTTCGACATCCTGCGCTGGGTGACCGGCCGCGAGGTCGCCTCGGTGTACGCCACGGGCGCCAACCGCGGCGCCGCGTTCTTCGCCGAGGCCGGCGACGTGGACACCAGCGCCGCGCTGCTGACCCTCGACGACGGCACCCTGGTCACGCTGCAGGGCTCCCGGTACAACGGCAGCGGCTACGACGTGCGCATGGAACTGGCCGGCACCCGCCGCACGATCGTCGTCGGGCTGGACGACCGTACGCCGCTGGCCTCCGCCGAGCCCGACGCCGGCTTCCCCAAGGGCGACCCCTGGCCGAACTTCGGCGAGCGCTTCGAGCCCGCCTACGTCGCCGAGATCGGCGCCTTCCTCGCCGCCGTCCGCGACGGCGGCCCGAGCCCGTGCACGGCCGGCGAGGCCCTGGCCGCGCTCAGGATCGCCGAGGCCGCCGAGCTGTCCCGGCGCACCGGCGGGCCCGCGCGCGTGGACGAGGTGACGCTGTGAACGCCTCCGCGCCGAGGATCGCCGCCGCCCCGATCTCGTGGGGGGTGTGCGAGGTGCCGGGCTGGGGCCACCAGCTCGGCCGCGACCGCGTGCTCGCCGAGATGCGCGCCCTCGGCCTCACGGCCACCGAGCTGGGCCCCGACGGCTTCCTGCCGCCGTCCCCGTCCGAGCGCGCCGCGCTGCTGGCGTCGTACGGGCTGCGCGGCATCGGCGGGTTCGTCCCCGTCGTCCTGCACGACCCCGGCCACGACCCGCTCCCCGAGGCCCGCGCCACGATGTGCGCGTTCGCCGAGGGCGGCGTCGAGACGGTCGTGCTCGCGGCGGCCACCGGCGCGGACGGCTACGACGCGCGGCCGGTGCTGGACGACGACGGCTGGAACACGCTGCTCGGCAACCTGGGCCGCCTGCTCGCCGCGGCGGCCGAGTGCGGCCGGGCCGTCACCCTGCACCCGCACGTCGGCACGATGGTCGAGACCCGCGACGAGGTGGAGCGCGTGCTGGAGGGGAGCGAGATGCCGCTCTGCCTGGACACCGGCCACCTACTCATCGGGGGCACCGACCCGCTCGACCTGGTGTCCAGGGCTGCGGACAGGGTCGCACACGTTCACCTCAAAGACGTGGACGCCACGCTCGCCGCGCGGGTCCGCGCGGGGGAGCTGACCTACACCGAGGCCGTGCGCGCCGCGCTCTACCGGCCGCTCGGCCGCGGCGACGTGGACGTGGCGGGCATCGTGTCCCGCCTCACCGCCGCCGGCTACCAGGGCTGGTACGTCATGGAACAGGACCTGATCCTGGACGCCGAGCCGCCGGACGGCGCGGGCCCCATCGGCGAGGTCCGCGCCTGCCTGGACCACCTCGCCGCGCTCACGGCGGACACAGCGGGCACAGTGGGCGCGGCGGGCGCGGAAGGCCCCGCATGACCGAGGTGCTCACGATCGGCAGGGTGGGCGTCGACGTCTACCCGCTCCAGGTCGGCGTCTCGCTGCGCGAGGTGGAGACGTTCGGCAAGTACCTCGGCGGCAGCCCCGCCAACGTCGCGGTCGCCGCGGCCAGGCTGGGACGGCGGTCCGCCCTGATCAGCCGCACCGGCGCCGACCCGTTCGGGGAGTTCGTCCACGACGCCCTGCGCTCGTACGGCGTGGACGACCGGTACGTGACCCCGGTCGCGGGGCTTCCGACGCCGCTGACGTTCTGCGAGATCCGCCCGCCCGACGACTTCCCCCTGTACTTCTACCGCTATCCCAAGGCCCCCGACCTGGAGATATACGCGGACGAGCTGGATCTGGCCGCGATCAGGGAGTCGGACCTGTTCTGGGCGACGGTCACCGGCCTGTCGCAGGAGCCCTCCCGCGCCGCCCACGCCGCCGCCTGGCGGGCCCGCGGGCGCGCCCCGCTGACCGTCCTCGATCTCGACTACCGCCCGATGTTCTGGCCCTCGGCCGAGGAGGCCGCCGCCCAGGTGCGCGCGGCGCTGGCGCACGTCACCGTGGCCGTGGGCAACGTGGACGAGTGCGAGGTCGCGACCGGCGCGCGCGACCCGCACGAGGCCGCCAAGGCGCTCCTGGACATGGGCGTCGAGCTGGTGGTCGTCAAGCAGGGGCCGGCGGGGGTGCTCGGCATGACGGCCGGCGAGACCGTCACGGTGCCGCCCGTACCGGTCGAGGTGGTCAACGGGCTCGGCGCGGGGGACGCCTTCGGCGGCGCGCTGTGCGACGGCCTGCTGGCGGGGCGCGGGCTTGAGGACACGCTGCGGCGCGCCAACGCCGCGGGCGCGATCGTCGCCGGACGCCTGGCCTGCGCGCCGGCCATGCCCACGGCCGCGGAGATCGAGGCCGTGATCTCGGAGCTCCCGGGGGAGAGCGATGCGTGACGAGGACCGCAGGAAGATCTCGGAGTACCGGGCCCGGTACCCCGAGAAGATCGCGCAGGCCGCCGCCGAGCGCCGCAGAAGGCCCGTGCTCGCCGACCGCGACCAGATTCTGATCATCGCCGCCGACCACGCGGCGCGGGGCGCGCTCGGCGTGCGCGGCAGGCCCCTGGCGATGGCGAGCCGCGTGGACCTGCTCGACCGGCTGTGCGCGGCGCTGGCCAGGCCCGGCGTGGACGGCCTGCTCGCCACCCCCGACGTCGTCGAGGACCTGCTGCTGCTCGGCGCCCTGCACGACAAGGTCGTCATCGGCTCGATGAACCGCGGCGGCGTCCACGGCAGCGCGTTCGAGTTCGACGACCGCTTCACCGCCTACGACGTCGAGACGATCGCCCGGATGCGGCTCGACGGCGGCAAGATGCTCTGCCGCGTCGGCCTCGGCGATCCCGGGACGGCCGCGACCCTGGAGTCCTGCGCGCACGCGGTCACGGGCCTGGCCCGCGAAGGGCTGGTCGCCATGGTCGAGCCGTTCTGGTCGCGCCGCGACGAGCACGGCGTCCGCCACGACCTGTCCGCGGCGGGCATGATCCATGCCGTCCACGTCGGCCAGGGGCTCGGCGCCACCTCCGCGCACACCTGGCTGAAGCTGCCGGTGATCGACGAGATGGACCGGGTCATGGAGGCCACCACCCTGCCCACCCTGCTGCTCGGCGGCGACCCGACGGCGGCCCCCGACGAGGTGTACTCCTCCTGGGGGAAGGCCCTGCGGCTGCCCGGCGTGCGGGGGCTCGTGGTCGGGCGCGCGCTGCTCTACCCTCCAGACGACGACGTGGCCGCGGCCGTCGACACCGCCGCCGGTCTATTGGAGGTCTCCTGATGGCGTACATCCCCGCCGGCTCCACGGCCCAGGCCCCCTGGGCGCTGTGCGTCACGCCCGCCCGCGCCGGCTGGACCTACGCCGGGCTGCGCGCGCTCAACCTGTCCGGCGAGACCGCCGAGTTCGCCACCGGCGACGAAGAGATGCTCGTCGTGCCGCTGTCCGGGTCCTGCGTCGTGGAGTGCGACGGCGAGCGGCTGGAGCTGCGGGGACGCGAGTCCGTCTTCGCCGGCGTCACCGACTTCGCCTACCTGCCCGTCCGCGCGACGGCGCGGATCACCGGCCGGGGCCGGTTCGCCCTGCCCTCGGCGGTCGCCGAGCGCCGCCTCCCCGTGCGGTACGGGGCGGCGGCGGACGTGCCGGTCGAGGTGCGCGGCGCCGGGCAGGCCACCCGGCAGGTCAACAACTTCTGCGCCCCCGAGGTGTTCGCGTGCGACAGGCTCATGGCCGTCGAGGTGCTCACCCCCGGCGGCAACTGGTCGTCGTACCCGCCGCACAAGCACGACACGCCCGGCGACGGCGAGGCCGTGCTGGAGGAGATCTACTACTTCGAGGGCGGCCCCGGCTACCAGCGGGTGTACGGCGCGCCCGGCCGTCCGATCGACGTGCTGGCCGAGGTCGGCTGCGGCGACGTCGTGCTCGTGCCGCACGGCTACCACGGCCCGTCCATGGCCGCGCCGGGCTACGACCTGTACTACCTCAACGTGCTGGCGGGCCCGGGAGACCAGCGGTCCATGGCCTTCCGCGACGATCCCCGGCACGCCTGGATCCGGTCGAGCTGGGCCGGGCAGCCGATGGACCCGCGCGTCCCGATGACGTCCGCATCCGGGGAGGCGACGTGATGAACACGATCAGGCTGACCGTGGCCCAGGCGCTCGTGCGGTTCCTCGCTCAGCAGTGGAGCGAGCGCGACGGCATCGAGCAGCGGCTCATCGCGGGCTGCTTCGGCATCTTCGGCCACGGCAACGTCGCCGGGGTCGGCCAGGCGCTCGCCGAGAGCGGCGCCGGGCTCGGCGACCCGCTGCCGTACTACCTGGCCAGGAACGAGCAGGCCATGGTCCACACCGCCGTCGGCTACGCCAGGACCCTGAACCGGCTGTCCACCTTCGCCTGCACCACCTCCATCGGCCCCGGCGCCACCAACATGGTCACCGGCGCGGCGCTCGCGACGATCAACCGGATCCCGGTGCTGCTGCTCCCCGGCGACGTCTTCGCCACCCGCGCCGCCGGAGCCGTCCTGCAGGAGCTGGAGGATCCCCGCTCCTACGACGTGACCGTCAACGACTGCCTGCGCCCGGTCTCGCGCTTCTTCGACCGGATCAACCGGCCCGAGCAACTGCCGTCCGCGCTCATGGCGGCCATGCGCGTGCTCACCGACCCCGCCGAGACCGGCGCGGTGACGCTGGCGCTGCCGCAGGACGTGCAGGCCGAGGCGTACGACTGGCCGGTGGAGCTGTTCGGGCGGCGCCTCTGGCACGTCGCCCGCCCGATCCCCGACGCCGCGTCCGTGGAACGGGCCGCCGAGGTGATCCGGTCGTCCCGGCGCCCGCTGATCGTCGCCGGAGGCGGCGTGGTCTACGGCGAGGCGTGGCGGG containing:
- a CDS encoding Cgl0159 family (beta/alpha)8-fold protein translates to MRDEDRRKISEYRARYPEKIAQAAAERRRRPVLADRDQILIIAADHAARGALGVRGRPLAMASRVDLLDRLCAALARPGVDGLLATPDVVEDLLLLGALHDKVVIGSMNRGGVHGSAFEFDDRFTAYDVETIARMRLDGGKMLCRVGLGDPGTAATLESCAHAVTGLAREGLVAMVEPFWSRRDEHGVRHDLSAAGMIHAVHVGQGLGATSAHTWLKLPVIDEMDRVMEATTLPTLLLGGDPTAAPDEVYSSWGKALRLPGVRGLVVGRALLYPPDDDVAAAVDTAAGLLEVS
- a CDS encoding TIM barrel protein — its product is MNASAPRIAAAPISWGVCEVPGWGHQLGRDRVLAEMRALGLTATELGPDGFLPPSPSERAALLASYGLRGIGGFVPVVLHDPGHDPLPEARATMCAFAEGGVETVVLAAATGADGYDARPVLDDDGWNTLLGNLGRLLAAAAECGRAVTLHPHVGTMVETRDEVERVLEGSEMPLCLDTGHLLIGGTDPLDLVSRAADRVAHVHLKDVDATLAARVRAGELTYTEAVRAALYRPLGRGDVDVAGIVSRLTAAGYQGWYVMEQDLILDAEPPDGAGPIGEVRACLDHLAALTADTAGTVGAAGAEGPA
- the iolC gene encoding 5-dehydro-2-deoxygluconokinase, whose translation is MTEVLTIGRVGVDVYPLQVGVSLREVETFGKYLGGSPANVAVAAARLGRRSALISRTGADPFGEFVHDALRSYGVDDRYVTPVAGLPTPLTFCEIRPPDDFPLYFYRYPKAPDLEIYADELDLAAIRESDLFWATVTGLSQEPSRAAHAAAWRARGRAPLTVLDLDYRPMFWPSAEEAAAQVRAALAHVTVAVGNVDECEVATGARDPHEAAKALLDMGVELVVVKQGPAGVLGMTAGETVTVPPVPVEVVNGLGAGDAFGGALCDGLLAGRGLEDTLRRANAAGAIVAGRLACAPAMPTAAEIEAVISELPGESDA
- the iolB gene encoding 5-deoxy-glucuronate isomerase, which gives rise to MAYIPAGSTAQAPWALCVTPARAGWTYAGLRALNLSGETAEFATGDEEMLVVPLSGSCVVECDGERLELRGRESVFAGVTDFAYLPVRATARITGRGRFALPSAVAERRLPVRYGAAADVPVEVRGAGQATRQVNNFCAPEVFACDRLMAVEVLTPGGNWSSYPPHKHDTPGDGEAVLEEIYYFEGGPGYQRVYGAPGRPIDVLAEVGCGDVVLVPHGYHGPSMAAPGYDLYYLNVLAGPGDQRSMAFRDDPRHAWIRSSWAGQPMDPRVPMTSASGEAT
- a CDS encoding serine/threonine-protein kinase produces the protein MRAPSGYELASRYRLLEPVGRGGMGTVWRAHDELLGRDVAVKEVRLPLVLDEELRAELCARTEREGRATAMVAHPSVITVFDVITEDDRPWIVMELLRARSLEELVKQEGPLAPRKVAEIGRQVLGALRAVHAKGILHRDVKPSNVLVADDRVVLTDFGLAALEGDASITQAGIVLGSAGYIAPERVLGDRASPAADLWSLGATLYTAVEGRGLHGRRTAAAALAALTSGEPIPMQNAGPLAPILQGLLQIDPETRLDGMRASLMLARVAAGGSAEEPLGGPAHRASARRPSPGGGAQAPSARAKQVPRPTLGSLAPSPRKTSHRGQHRADRPDRPERADSHWTPPAGPMPQRRPSEGVHRKPAEPAPGRRRAPANPEMSPMARQLSEIVKLLLPRRFWPKSMR
- a CDS encoding fumarate hydratase yields the protein MPGFDYTDLLPLGPDATEYRLVTAEGVRRVEAAGRTFLEVDPEALRLLTETAIHDISHYLRSSHLAQLRKIIDDPEASGNDRFVALDLLKNASISAGGVLPMCQDTGTAIVMGKRGRHVLTDGADAEHISRGVYDAYTRLNLRYSQMAPLTMWDEKNTGTNLPAQVELYAEDPLGHPDEYKLLFMAKGGGSANKSFLYQETKAVLNEKRMLAFLEEKIRSLGTAACPPYHLAVVVGGTSAEFALKTAKYASARYLDTIPTEGSPSGHGFRDLELEKKVFELTQRLGIGAQFGGKYFCHDVRVIRLPRHGASCPVAIAVSCSADRQALAKITPEGVFLEKLETDPARFLPETTDEHLSDDVVAIDLNRPMADILAELTRYPVKTRLSLTGPLVVARDIAHAKIAERLDAGEPMPDYLKDHAVYYAGPAKTPEGYASGSFGPTTAGRMDSYVERFQAAGGSLVMLAKGNRSKQVTDACQKYGGFYLGSIGGPAARLAQDCIKKVEVLEYPELGMEAVWKIEVEDFPAFIVVDDKGEDFFRDTTGPTLTIGRRI
- a CDS encoding Gfo/Idh/MocA family protein, whose translation is MRVGLLGLGRIGAFHAVTLAAHPEVGELVVSDADATRAGQVAARVGARVGDAFDADAVVVATPTATHAELILRACAAGLPVFCEKPVAPTFEEAARVAEAVRDSGTLVHIGFQRRFDAGYAAARAALRGGELGDLHRVHMLSADPHPPAPEYVPRSGGIYRDCHIHDFDILRWVTGREVASVYATGANRGAAFFAEAGDVDTSAALLTLDDGTLVTLQGSRYNGSGYDVRMELAGTRRTIVVGLDDRTPLASAEPDAGFPKGDPWPNFGERFEPAYVAEIGAFLAAVRDGGPSPCTAGEALAALRIAEAAELSRRTGGPARVDEVTL
- a CDS encoding serine/threonine-protein kinase; amino-acid sequence: MPEQQTRLLAARYELVAPLGRGTMGTVWRAHDRLLGRDVAVKEIRHDPGLNKEQRAELRERMIREGRAAAKIAHPSVATVHDAILVDDSPWIIMELVEARSLEQVIEEEGPLPPRLVAEIGLDLLGALAAAHEQGILHRDVKPANVLLTETGRVVLTDFGIAKVEGDSSITKTGMVIGSPGYTAPERARGDHTGPESDLWSLGATLYFAVEGRPAYERRTVSETLSALMSEQADPATQAGPLRPVLEGMLEKDYTKRLSFDRTVAMLRTVARTPTSDSPATPGSPSQNTPSASRNTPSASAKPSSSRSTPAPSPKPTSSKAASASSKAASPNISPASRSTPGASPKPASSQAASSPSSPSASSKPASPPQSPSSPSTSGASPKPGPSQAASASPKPAGPSAPSSGAAENETPDEPDPNQTMVVIRPKAGLRIPPGPGAPRRDGAPEPEGTADAGLAGAGTGAGPQARGVEDDEDDQVTMVGLVPPVLGEPRAAGPEKSQDMRDMTASPASAPTRPPKPAPNTAPSRRLPPPGPSDVTPSSGFTAASEAPGFAPERPGFTRGPAPEGPGLTRGAASGAAHPSAGPAPAAGSRPYPGPVPGPASPPGRTSMAGQGSVAGAPPVPGPASGAPYAGGSGSPAVSRGMSDAEQGNADNGLGTDLFAFQGPATPRGNSPIGMIILVAVALLGLAAIVMLAAAALSDTRGPGAARTPTAPASAAEAAVSSVITAGGAPGAAPAPGLRRYVDASGYVVDLPERLRGAAKGRTVTFTADGDPRTARISRSPDSSSDILNTTRAAEARALAAGTYPGYKLIRLAVTRPTPYPGADVAEWEFTYTGASGPARVLSRWVAVPGGSTYAIYWSTPVSRWKGDRAQLTTVLASFRPARENAPSGS